A genomic window from Bdellovibrio sp. SKB1291214 includes:
- a CDS encoding glucan ABC transporter ATP-binding protein/ permease encodes MTLALLSASVFVGFVQVAEPVLFGRVIDSLTRNENVFSILAFWGLLGIINILTSVFLAVLSDRLAHRQRLGTLDLVFERVIGLPVSYHSEQGSGRMVRSILSGTDQLFHLWLSFMREHASSLIGIILLIPMAITLDRRMAALLFVLALIYAVANFLIVKKTHSRQAQVETYHQNLFARIGDVLGNVTVVQSYARLWDEIKSMQTITAQLLNEQYPILTWWGILAVITRVSSTLTMVSILILGSYLVQKNEMTVGQVVAFTSFSGLLIAKLEQISSFLSRTISQAPSLQTFFQLLDQPDGAQEHPNAKAIEPQKGEVRFQSVTYNYKNSTQGVFDINFTAGSGQTVALVGPSGSGKTTTLALLQRLFDPNTGNITIDGEDIRHFTLTSLRHSIATVFQDAGLFNRSVAENIRIGRPTATDEEVHQAAIQADAHDFIMSKPGGYEFVIGERGSALSGGERQRLAIARAILKNAPILIFDEATSALDYQTEKKIQHAIENLRAQNKTTFVIAHRLSTVIEADLILVFKNGRIIESGNFQELCNRNGLFTELVKLGELKREPHLGEPHATG; translated from the coding sequence ATGACGCTGGCTTTGCTGAGCGCAAGTGTATTCGTGGGCTTTGTTCAAGTTGCAGAGCCCGTGCTTTTCGGCCGAGTTATTGACTCATTAACCCGCAACGAAAATGTTTTTTCAATTCTCGCATTTTGGGGACTATTAGGAATCATCAATATCTTAACGAGTGTTTTCCTAGCAGTTCTTAGTGATCGCCTGGCTCATCGACAAAGATTGGGTACCCTTGACCTCGTTTTCGAAAGGGTGATCGGCCTCCCCGTCAGTTATCATTCGGAACAAGGCTCTGGGCGAATGGTACGAAGCATTCTCTCAGGAACCGATCAGCTATTTCATCTTTGGCTTTCATTCATGCGGGAACACGCTTCATCCTTAATTGGTATAATTTTATTAATTCCGATGGCTATTACTTTAGATCGCCGAATGGCAGCGTTGCTCTTTGTGCTGGCACTGATTTACGCCGTCGCAAATTTCCTGATAGTTAAAAAGACCCACTCTCGACAAGCACAAGTTGAAACTTACCACCAAAATCTGTTCGCCCGTATCGGAGATGTCTTAGGGAATGTCACTGTCGTGCAAAGCTATGCGCGACTTTGGGATGAAATAAAATCAATGCAAACAATCACCGCACAACTCTTAAATGAGCAATATCCCATTCTAACTTGGTGGGGTATATTAGCGGTCATCACGCGTGTTTCCTCGACGCTTACGATGGTAAGTATATTGATCCTCGGCTCCTATTTGGTCCAAAAAAATGAAATGACTGTGGGACAAGTCGTAGCTTTCACCAGCTTTTCTGGTCTTTTGATTGCGAAACTTGAACAGATTTCTTCTTTCCTTTCTCGAACCATCTCACAAGCGCCGTCTCTGCAAACTTTTTTCCAACTCTTGGATCAACCTGACGGAGCTCAAGAACATCCCAATGCAAAAGCCATCGAGCCACAAAAGGGAGAGGTCCGTTTTCAATCCGTTACCTACAACTACAAGAACTCAACCCAAGGTGTTTTTGATATCAACTTTACGGCGGGCTCCGGCCAAACTGTTGCCTTAGTCGGTCCTTCCGGCTCTGGTAAAACGACGACACTTGCGTTGCTTCAGCGCTTGTTCGATCCAAATACGGGCAATATTACCATAGATGGCGAAGATATTCGTCATTTCACCCTCACAAGCCTCCGTCATTCGATTGCGACTGTCTTTCAGGACGCCGGACTTTTCAACCGTTCGGTCGCGGAAAATATTCGCATCGGTCGTCCCACGGCCACAGATGAGGAAGTTCACCAAGCGGCTATCCAAGCCGATGCCCATGATTTCATAATGAGCAAACCGGGTGGTTATGAATTCGTCATCGGAGAGCGTGGGTCTGCCCTTTCCGGAGGAGAACGGCAAAGACTGGCAATCGCGCGAGCTATTTTAAAGAATGCACCCATTCTGATTTTCGATGAGGCCACGAGCGCCCTTGACTACCAGACAGAAAAAAAGATCCAGCATGCTATCGAAAATCTAAGAGCGCAGAATAAAACAACTTTTGTCATTGCCCACCGACTATCTACAGTCATTGAAGCGGACTTAATTCTAGTTTTCAAAAATGGTCGCATCATTGAATCGGGAAACTTCCAAGAGCTGTGCAACCGAAATGGTTTGTTCACGGAATTAGTCAAGCTCGGGGAACTGAAACGCGAACCACATCTTGGAGAACCCCATGCAACAGGATAG
- a CDS encoding YihY/virulence factor BrkB family protein translates to MVKSGTAMVGKIKSNFKNFWGVIRDTVQQMQDGELALVASSLSFSTIVGMVPFLAVVTATFQSIGGFEALYPKVEFFLLMNLREAAGSDLTKYLRIFLKNINAGKVGTTGAVFLFITSLRLLHDMEVGIHRVWNQKNTRPFYKRLIYQWVLILLIPVFLAIYVGFNTLDQFQVVRKVLPSGAMNATVLLASLFLIYKLVPDLPVHWRSAFVSSLLAAVGMFGVHKGFSYLTAGVFNYNKIYGSFAAIPILALWILSLWYVILAGVALCASLQKRHIT, encoded by the coding sequence ATGGTGAAATCAGGAACGGCTATGGTTGGAAAAATTAAATCGAATTTTAAAAATTTTTGGGGTGTGATCAGGGACACTGTCCAGCAGATGCAGGATGGTGAGTTGGCACTGGTTGCAAGCTCCCTTTCGTTTTCCACGATTGTGGGAATGGTGCCATTCCTTGCTGTTGTAACAGCGACTTTTCAATCCATCGGTGGCTTTGAAGCCCTTTATCCAAAAGTTGAATTTTTTCTGTTGATGAATCTTCGTGAAGCTGCGGGCAGCGACTTAACAAAATATCTGCGCATCTTTTTGAAAAACATCAATGCAGGTAAGGTTGGTACAACGGGTGCAGTATTTCTGTTCATCACCTCTTTGCGCCTGCTTCACGATATGGAAGTTGGAATTCACCGAGTTTGGAATCAAAAAAACACGCGCCCATTTTACAAGCGTTTGATTTATCAATGGGTGCTGATTCTGTTGATTCCTGTATTCCTGGCAATTTACGTGGGCTTTAATACTTTAGATCAATTCCAAGTCGTTCGAAAAGTACTGCCGAGTGGCGCGATGAACGCAACGGTTCTGCTTGCAAGTTTATTCTTAATTTATAAGTTAGTACCAGATTTGCCCGTGCACTGGCGTTCCGCCTTTGTAAGCTCCCTGTTGGCCGCTGTGGGTATGTTTGGTGTTCACAAGGGCTTTTCCTACCTGACTGCAGGGGTTTTTAATTATAATAAAATCTATGGCTCTTTCGCTGCCATTCCGATCTTAGCCCTTTGGATATTGTCATTATGGTATGTGATCTTGGCCGGCGTCGCACTTTGCGCAAGTCTGCAAAAACGTCACATTACATAA
- a CDS encoding MBL fold metallo-hydrolase, which produces MTLAIPQNKFEVEKRSLKIGPYDVCSVPTGLFGLDGGAMFGTVPKVLWEKTNPTDDKNRIQMEARGLLLKSPGCNVLIDTGNGADFVAKYGDKLGNKFAEMYGMDQAGPSLMKSLNSHGLKAEDIHHVIITHFHFDHAGGGVTEQGGKLVPTFPNATYWAQKGNLEVATHPNLREKASYYAANFQPLIDAGVLKLLDGPTENFIPGISCVISNGHTQSQQIIKVTDGQNTLMYCADMVPTSTHVKIPWLMGYDLQPLVLMEEKTKHLGEAADGKWFLFFEHDPYCDAALIERNGHDFSVQKRFWL; this is translated from the coding sequence ATGACATTAGCAATCCCTCAGAACAAGTTTGAAGTCGAGAAACGAAGTTTAAAAATCGGCCCTTATGATGTTTGCTCTGTTCCAACCGGTTTGTTCGGCCTGGATGGTGGCGCGATGTTTGGAACAGTTCCTAAAGTTTTATGGGAAAAAACCAATCCCACAGATGATAAAAATCGCATTCAAATGGAAGCTCGCGGATTATTATTAAAATCCCCTGGTTGCAACGTTTTGATTGATACGGGAAATGGCGCTGACTTCGTCGCTAAATACGGTGATAAGTTAGGCAACAAATTTGCTGAAATGTATGGCATGGATCAGGCCGGTCCGTCTTTGATGAAATCATTGAACTCTCACGGTTTAAAAGCTGAAGACATTCACCACGTCATTATCACTCACTTCCACTTTGACCATGCCGGCGGTGGTGTGACGGAGCAAGGTGGAAAACTGGTTCCAACATTTCCCAATGCGACTTACTGGGCGCAAAAAGGAAACCTCGAGGTCGCCACCCATCCGAACTTGCGTGAAAAGGCCAGCTATTACGCCGCTAATTTTCAACCCTTGATAGATGCAGGTGTTTTAAAGTTATTGGATGGTCCCACTGAAAACTTCATCCCCGGGATTTCCTGCGTAATCTCGAACGGCCACACTCAATCTCAACAAATTATTAAAGTCACCGATGGACAAAATACGTTGATGTATTGTGCGGATATGGTTCCCACCAGTACTCACGTTAAAATCCCGTGGTTAATGGGTTATGACCTCCAGCCACTGGTTCTGATGGAAGAAAAAACCAAACATTTAGGCGAAGCTGCTGATGGGAAATGGTTCCTTTTCTTTGAGCATGATCCTTATTGTGATGCTGCTTTAATAGAAAGAAATGGCCACGATTTCTCGGTTCAAAAAAGATTCTGGCTGTAA
- a CDS encoding lysophospholipid acyltransferase family protein, with product MKDWDYENEQWTKLPGYLKHLPLFTRHIDFFSVCMRFLWSLILKNIIFKFYIRLKVTGVPFKTVYEKHPKLIIISNHASHLDAVSLTASIPRIYWLTVYIAAAKDYFFSNPLFMFFSQHCLGAIPIDRKDRKGEAVNLILKLLTELPRMWLIIFPEGTRSQTGKVQMFKRGVSIFSEKTQTPILFTYLEGNSDLWPKGQFFAKPGRLVLHVGPVHPPGPIEEVYAAYKSWVMSFHPEAFPVEAGIETKENADDISNPSEQV from the coding sequence ATGAAGGATTGGGATTACGAAAATGAGCAGTGGACCAAGCTGCCTGGATATTTAAAACATCTGCCACTATTCACTCGCCACATTGATTTTTTCAGTGTGTGCATGCGTTTTTTGTGGTCACTGATTTTAAAAAATATCATCTTTAAGTTTTACATCCGTTTGAAAGTCACAGGTGTGCCTTTCAAAACAGTTTACGAAAAACACCCTAAGCTTATCATTATCAGCAATCACGCCAGTCACTTGGATGCGGTTTCTTTGACAGCCTCGATTCCGCGTATTTACTGGTTGACGGTATATATTGCTGCGGCAAAGGACTATTTCTTTTCAAATCCCCTGTTCATGTTTTTTTCACAACACTGCTTGGGCGCAATTCCTATTGATCGTAAAGACCGTAAGGGTGAAGCGGTTAATCTGATTTTAAAACTGCTAACTGAGCTGCCACGCATGTGGTTGATCATTTTTCCTGAGGGCACTCGCTCGCAAACAGGTAAGGTGCAGATGTTTAAACGGGGTGTTTCTATCTTTTCCGAGAAAACTCAAACCCCGATTCTGTTCACTTACCTAGAAGGAAACTCGGATCTTTGGCCTAAGGGTCAGTTCTTTGCAAAGCCGGGCCGTTTGGTTTTACACGTTGGTCCCGTACATCCACCGGGGCCTATTGAAGAGGTGTATGCTGCTTACAAGAGCTGGGTGATGAGTTTTCATCCTGAGGCTTTCCCCGTGGAAGCTGGAATCGAAACGAAGGAGAACGCCGATGACATTAGCAATCCCTCAGAACAAGTTTGA
- a CDS encoding phosphatidate cytidylyltransferase: protein MDFQLPITLNIPAAWESHIYRQTVLIVLSIIFGSGAIVFFFRNKNYYFVQSWASIKSWLVAAPIMFIVMGLPTPWPLICLTCLAILGAKIFFQIMGMFHRSNFVLICYAGIIGLAACIYFDREDIYNVMPMIVLGVSCLVPLIRNSYKRMIQYMSLTLLAFIFLGWSFMHLGLIMKFPNGIYQLMYLIILTEFCDNTNLAVGRYIGGWRLFPSINARRTVGSTAVSILLTLFLAGSMRFLLPDGSDKYWLASGLIASLGGFLGDLVMTVVRRDAGMKTVGPFIIGRGDFLHRVDRLIFVAPIYYYVMTVLL from the coding sequence ATGGATTTTCAACTTCCCATCACACTGAATATACCTGCTGCATGGGAATCCCATATCTATCGCCAAACAGTCTTGATTGTTCTTTCAATCATCTTTGGCTCCGGTGCCATCGTCTTTTTCTTCCGTAACAAGAACTATTACTTTGTGCAGTCATGGGCCAGCATCAAAAGCTGGTTGGTGGCAGCGCCCATTATGTTCATTGTCATGGGGCTACCGACACCATGGCCCTTGATCTGTTTGACGTGCCTTGCAATCTTGGGTGCTAAGATCTTTTTCCAAATCATGGGTATGTTCCACCGAAGCAATTTCGTTTTAATTTGCTATGCGGGAATCATCGGTTTGGCAGCGTGTATTTATTTTGATCGCGAAGATATCTATAACGTGATGCCTATGATCGTATTAGGCGTTTCCTGCTTAGTTCCACTGATCCGAAACTCTTACAAGCGCATGATTCAGTACATGTCTTTGACATTACTGGCGTTCATTTTTTTGGGATGGTCTTTCATGCACTTGGGGTTAATCATGAAATTCCCAAATGGAATTTACCAATTAATGTATTTGATCATCTTGACTGAGTTCTGTGATAACACAAACTTGGCGGTGGGTCGTTATATCGGTGGCTGGAGACTTTTTCCATCTATAAACGCTCGTCGTACTGTGGGCAGTACCGCCGTTTCAATTCTTTTGACACTTTTCCTTGCGGGCAGCATGCGCTTCTTGCTTCCGGATGGGTCTGATAAATACTGGTTGGCTTCGGGATTGATTGCGTCGTTAGGCGGTTTTTTAGGTGACTTGGTGATGACAGTGGTACGTCGTGATGCGGGCATGAAAACTGTCGGTCCTTTCATTATAGGCCGTGGTGACTTCCTTCATCGTGTGGACCGCTTGATCTTCGTCGCTCCCATTTATTACTACGTGATGACGGTTCTGCTATGA
- a CDS encoding sigma-54-dependent transcriptional regulator, whose product MAKTRAFSLLIVDDDNLIHQSLKMSLPSHWKVFSAQKLEAVQFERFYNAAFVDMHLEPNKAAVGPQIIEKLMKHNPQLEVVAMSGDLSRELMESCLKAGAQRFLAKPLMPEEITMVLEKIEALWDLRTVDPSADRNSIRWVGQSKESQAIKKRLADLRGETKPVLIEGETGCGKEVVAKLLHEQEGERPFIAVNIASIPDNLFESEMFGHVKGAFTGADQNKIGLAEAANGGDLFLDEIEALPLTQQAKLLRFLESGEVRKVGAKEPVTVKARVIVASNKPLDKMVAAGEFREDLLYRLASQKIQLPPLRNRLEDIDELAQHFLAMERPRRNKQFTEDGLAALKTYNWPGNVRELKRVCEQLSLTSPLPFIRAEDVNKWLTPAATPAKAPSYTVIDFAKGLNTLVDEFEAHVIRTAMKQTKNIEEASQLLQISRSNLYKKISDYNIQEE is encoded by the coding sequence ATGGCAAAAACTCGAGCATTTTCCCTACTCATTGTCGATGACGACAACCTCATCCACCAATCATTGAAGATGAGTCTGCCCTCACACTGGAAAGTTTTTTCTGCACAAAAGCTGGAGGCTGTTCAGTTCGAGCGCTTTTACAATGCTGCCTTCGTCGACATGCACCTCGAGCCCAACAAAGCGGCAGTCGGTCCTCAGATCATCGAAAAACTTATGAAACACAATCCGCAACTTGAAGTCGTTGCGATGTCAGGTGATTTGAGTCGCGAGCTCATGGAGTCTTGCCTTAAGGCTGGGGCCCAACGTTTTCTAGCAAAACCACTGATGCCTGAAGAAATCACGATGGTGCTTGAAAAAATTGAAGCGCTATGGGATTTGCGAACCGTCGATCCAAGTGCCGACCGCAACTCTATTCGCTGGGTGGGACAATCCAAAGAATCCCAAGCGATTAAAAAACGCCTGGCAGATCTGCGTGGCGAAACGAAACCCGTTTTAATCGAAGGTGAAACCGGTTGTGGTAAAGAAGTGGTTGCCAAACTTTTGCACGAGCAGGAGGGTGAAAGACCCTTCATCGCCGTCAACATCGCAAGCATCCCTGACAACCTTTTTGAATCAGAAATGTTTGGTCACGTCAAAGGGGCCTTCACGGGAGCGGATCAAAATAAAATAGGCTTGGCTGAAGCCGCCAACGGTGGCGATTTGTTTTTAGATGAAATCGAAGCGTTGCCCTTAACTCAACAAGCAAAGCTTCTGCGCTTTTTAGAAAGCGGTGAAGTTCGCAAAGTGGGCGCGAAAGAACCTGTCACGGTGAAAGCTCGTGTCATTGTTGCTTCAAATAAACCCTTGGATAAAATGGTCGCAGCTGGGGAGTTTCGCGAAGACCTTTTGTACCGCTTGGCTTCGCAGAAAATTCAATTGCCTCCTTTGCGAAATCGTCTGGAAGACATTGATGAGCTGGCCCAACATTTCTTAGCCATGGAAAGACCTCGTCGTAACAAACAGTTTACAGAAGATGGCTTAGCTGCTTTAAAAACATACAACTGGCCCGGAAATGTGCGCGAGCTCAAGCGTGTTTGTGAACAATTGAGCTTAACGTCCCCGTTGCCCTTTATTCGTGCAGAAGATGTGAACAAGTGGTTAACTCCGGCGGCGACTCCGGCTAAAGCACCTTCCTATACAGTGATTGATTTTGCAAAGGGCTTAAATACTTTGGTTGATGAGTTCGAGGCCCATGTGATACGCACGGCAATGAAACAAACGAAAAATATTGAAGAGGCTTCACAGCTTTTGCAGATTTCAAGATCGAATCTTTATAAAAAGATCAGCGATTATAACATCCAAGAGGAATAG
- the serA gene encoding phosphoglycerate dehydrogenase: MSELKILLTENIHTVAKERLSDEGFKVDLITHAPTEEEFLKILPNYNVLGIRSKSEITQKILEANKHLLTIGCFCIGTNQVDLKNARKWGVPVFNAPHSNTRSVAELVIAEMISLSRQLGDRNTQAHLGGWVKSAEGAHEVRGKTLGIVGYGHIGSQVSVLAEAMGLRVIFYDIVKKLPLGNAVGKATLGELLAESDFVTLHVPETPETKDMITKVELAWMKKGAHLINASRGTVVVIEDLVAALKEKHIAGCAIDVFPEEPASNKVKFTSPLQGLPNVILTPHIGGSTEEAQYAIGLEVAESFRRYLRIGSSSGAVNFPNVDLPVKQGTSRLLNVHRNEPGVLGEINGIISKAGANIEGQYLSTDPEIGYLVMDVHSAQVQALADQIGKLDRSIRTRVVY, translated from the coding sequence ATGAGTGAGCTTAAGATTCTTCTGACTGAAAATATCCACACCGTCGCCAAAGAGAGACTTTCTGATGAAGGTTTCAAAGTGGATTTAATTACTCATGCGCCTACAGAAGAAGAGTTCTTAAAAATTCTTCCAAACTACAATGTTTTGGGCATTCGCTCGAAATCAGAAATCACTCAAAAAATTTTAGAGGCTAATAAGCATCTGCTGACCATCGGCTGTTTTTGTATTGGCACAAACCAAGTCGATTTAAAGAACGCCCGCAAATGGGGCGTTCCGGTTTTCAATGCACCTCACTCCAACACGCGCTCGGTTGCGGAGCTGGTCATTGCAGAAATGATTTCCTTATCTCGTCAACTGGGAGATCGCAATACTCAGGCGCACTTGGGTGGCTGGGTGAAATCAGCGGAAGGCGCGCATGAAGTGCGCGGAAAAACTTTGGGAATCGTGGGTTACGGTCACATCGGCAGTCAGGTGAGTGTCTTGGCCGAGGCAATGGGCCTTCGCGTGATATTTTATGACATCGTTAAAAAACTTCCCCTAGGAAATGCCGTTGGTAAAGCAACCTTGGGTGAATTGCTGGCAGAGTCTGACTTTGTCACCTTGCATGTTCCTGAAACTCCTGAGACCAAGGACATGATCACGAAAGTGGAGCTTGCGTGGATGAAAAAAGGTGCGCACTTGATCAACGCCAGCCGCGGAACTGTGGTGGTCATCGAAGATCTCGTGGCAGCATTGAAAGAAAAGCATATCGCAGGTTGCGCCATTGACGTGTTTCCTGAAGAACCCGCGTCCAACAAGGTTAAATTTACCTCTCCATTGCAGGGGCTACCGAACGTCATCCTAACTCCCCATATCGGGGGCAGTACGGAAGAGGCCCAATATGCGATCGGCCTGGAGGTTGCGGAAAGTTTCCGACGGTATTTGCGCATTGGTTCCTCGTCGGGTGCCGTGAACTTCCCAAATGTTGATTTGCCCGTTAAGCAGGGGACATCTCGGTTGTTGAACGTCCATCGTAATGAGCCCGGAGTATTGGGAGAGATCAATGGTATCATTTCGAAAGCCGGTGCGAATATCGAAGGTCAGTACCTTTCAACAGACCCAGAAATCGGTTACCTGGTCATGGATGTGCATTCGGCTCAGGTTCAGGCTTTGGCGGATCAGATCGGCAAGTTGGATCGTTCGATCCGCACGCGTGTTGTTTATTAA
- a CDS encoding substrate-binding periplasmic protein, whose protein sequence is MMAKLIPFIVLAMLWGMFKYAFAATEKCTRRFEVGLANYVPTYYREDGQVKGIGHEFAQELARRTGCTFIETVYARPSAISQMKLGRLDLFFFTASLFEFEGSANFVPILEAKRALKVLSSIESKHPNIDDFIKDKSIKFGVMIGSQSSFTKEEYDLLISEERTIGVPDPDGLFRMLKAKRVQAVMFPSMSTKYYVQVNGLEKLTKSIDDPDKKSVVGYVYSNRRMSKSDVSKIEEAVKDMKADGTLNKLLTIPNHPRTGDAKSK, encoded by the coding sequence ATGATGGCAAAATTAATTCCTTTTATCGTGCTGGCCATGCTTTGGGGCATGTTCAAGTATGCCTTTGCGGCAACAGAAAAATGCACCCGTCGCTTTGAAGTGGGCTTGGCAAATTACGTTCCGACGTATTATCGCGAAGATGGTCAGGTGAAAGGAATCGGGCATGAGTTCGCCCAGGAGTTAGCTCGCCGCACCGGTTGTACTTTTATAGAAACGGTGTATGCGAGGCCTTCTGCGATTTCTCAAATGAAGTTGGGACGGTTAGATCTTTTTTTCTTTACGGCTTCGCTTTTTGAGTTTGAGGGGTCCGCAAATTTCGTTCCGATATTAGAAGCCAAAAGAGCATTGAAGGTTCTATCTTCGATTGAAAGTAAGCATCCCAACATTGATGATTTTATCAAAGATAAATCGATAAAATTCGGAGTGATGATTGGCTCGCAATCCAGTTTTACCAAAGAAGAATATGACCTGCTTATTTCAGAGGAAAGGACCATTGGCGTTCCCGATCCTGATGGACTTTTTCGAATGCTTAAAGCGAAACGAGTTCAAGCGGTGATGTTTCCCAGCATGAGTACGAAATACTATGTCCAAGTGAATGGTTTAGAAAAACTGACGAAATCGATCGATGATCCGGATAAAAAATCTGTGGTGGGTTATGTCTACTCAAATCGACGCATGTCTAAAAGCGATGTATCGAAAATAGAAGAAGCTGTGAAAGACATGAAAGCCGATGGCACTCTTAATAAGCTCCTAACTATTCCTAATCATCCTCGAACCGGGGATGCAAAATCGAAATAA
- a CDS encoding substrate-binding domain-containing protein has protein sequence MGPLKAFLSLFLLIASLGAEAKSLSVHVFYWSNRIEAQVAMRRGFEEEIKKYNESAKQIIQLIPHVAGEGHLGVMNQIHQMENAIDLNPDALIVQPADISTVSRATQDAALKKIPVFTFDQFVLNGKVASYVASDNYQAGWNNGIYVESLFPKNHEIKIVIFEYTRVSAVINRIDGFFDALRSRKRKFVVLKRYEAIDPLAAGDAVNSMMKEFPKKRSIDLIFSVNDGGGNTVVEKLWNKGRREVIHASIDGDPVAVTNIKERRLTVIDSAQYCAEMGREIARQLIAHFSGTPVTPKVLIPTFPVTRETVSEFKGWLALPAPPPKSFPDPRASGSQQIQGDYGGATVRIGMAAHCPYLCDRGADVWSGYVFDILKDMAQKNNFKLKIVNTKNDELAKALKAKKIDFAVMPSYLVRYQPGYQIARSKLGVSYTGALFTPGIKMRVVDKNSLENLRVAFANLGQENDFSLDPEEFKKSIKLEGVDVAEKVIKVIGERRVDVALGDYNVIRYTQQRRQLLSLELQATSLTGFNTLSLVAAESPPAFADHPLRLQVWLAQARKSDQLQKILTKYNLKDWSDFEY, from the coding sequence GTGGGACCACTCAAAGCATTCTTATCTTTGTTTTTATTAATCGCGAGCCTTGGAGCTGAGGCTAAAAGCCTTTCTGTACATGTATTCTATTGGAGCAACCGAATCGAAGCCCAAGTTGCTATGAGACGCGGGTTTGAAGAAGAAATTAAAAAATACAACGAGTCAGCCAAGCAGATTATTCAACTGATTCCCCATGTGGCGGGGGAAGGACATCTGGGAGTCATGAATCAGATTCATCAGATGGAAAATGCAATTGATCTGAATCCCGATGCGCTGATCGTTCAGCCTGCAGATATTTCCACCGTCAGTCGCGCGACTCAAGATGCAGCTTTAAAAAAAATCCCTGTTTTCACCTTTGACCAGTTCGTGCTTAACGGAAAAGTGGCATCTTACGTCGCCAGTGATAATTATCAAGCCGGGTGGAACAACGGAATTTATGTGGAAAGTCTTTTCCCCAAAAATCACGAAATCAAAATCGTGATTTTTGAATACACCCGTGTTTCGGCGGTGATTAACCGCATTGATGGATTTTTTGATGCTCTTCGCAGTCGCAAAAGAAAATTCGTTGTTTTAAAGCGGTACGAAGCGATTGATCCCTTGGCTGCTGGTGATGCTGTGAACAGCATGATGAAAGAGTTTCCTAAAAAACGCAGCATTGATTTAATTTTTAGTGTGAATGACGGTGGTGGAAATACTGTCGTTGAGAAGCTATGGAACAAAGGTCGTCGTGAAGTCATTCATGCTTCTATTGATGGTGACCCCGTGGCTGTTACGAATATCAAAGAGCGTCGTCTGACGGTGATCGATTCGGCCCAATACTGCGCCGAAATGGGCCGTGAAATTGCGCGACAGTTGATTGCCCATTTCTCTGGAACTCCGGTGACACCTAAAGTTTTGATTCCTACATTCCCCGTGACTAGGGAAACGGTTTCGGAATTTAAGGGGTGGTTGGCGCTGCCAGCACCTCCGCCAAAAAGTTTTCCAGATCCCCGAGCCTCAGGATCTCAACAAATTCAAGGCGATTACGGTGGTGCCACAGTTCGCATCGGAATGGCAGCTCATTGCCCTTACCTGTGTGATCGTGGAGCGGATGTGTGGAGTGGCTACGTTTTTGATATTTTGAAAGACATGGCCCAGAAAAATAATTTCAAACTGAAGATCGTTAATACTAAAAATGACGAGCTTGCCAAAGCCTTAAAGGCCAAAAAGATCGATTTTGCGGTGATGCCCAGCTATTTGGTTCGCTACCAGCCCGGCTATCAAATCGCACGTTCCAAATTGGGCGTAAGTTACACAGGGGCCCTTTTCACTCCAGGTATTAAGATGCGAGTGGTGGATAAAAACTCTTTGGAGAATCTGCGCGTGGCATTTGCAAATCTGGGACAGGAAAATGATTTTAGCTTAGACCCAGAAGAGTTCAAAAAATCCATCAAACTTGAAGGCGTAGATGTCGCGGAAAAAGTAATTAAAGTCATCGGAGAGCGTCGCGTGGACGTGGCGCTAGGTGATTACAACGTCATTCGTTATACTCAACAGCGCAGACAGTTGCTGAGCTTGGAGTTGCAAGCGACGTCTCTGACTGGATTTAATACGTTAAGTTTGGTAGCCGCCGAAAGCCCGCCGGCGTTTGCGGATCATCCGCTTCGTTTGCAGGTGTGGTTGGCTCAAGCAAGAAAATCAGATCAGCTTCAGAAAATACTGACGAAATATAATCTTAAAGACTGGTCTGACTTTGAGTACTAG